The Shewanella sp. MTB7 genome includes a window with the following:
- a CDS encoding flagellar biosynthetic protein FliQ, which translates to MSPESLVDIFREALSVIVIIVSMIIIPGLIIGLVVAVFQAATSINEQTLSFLPRLLTTLFALMFLGHTLIQTMVDFFIEMVNMIPQVIG; encoded by the coding sequence ATGAGTCCAGAGTCTCTGGTTGATATCTTCCGTGAAGCCTTGTCTGTTATTGTGATTATTGTTTCAATGATCATCATTCCAGGTCTTATTATCGGCCTTGTGGTTGCCGTTTTTCAGGCAGCCACCTCGATTAACGAGCAAACGTTAAGCTTTTTACCTCGTTTGTTAACGACGCTATTTGCTCTTATGTTTCTTGGTCACACACTGATCCAAACAATGGTCGATTTTTTCATAGAGATGGTCAATATGATCCCACAGGTCATAGGCTAA
- the fliR gene encoding flagellar biosynthetic protein FliR, whose amino-acid sequence MEVLIGTLMDTIASYMWPLFRVASMLMAMAIIGANTTPVRVRVLLSMAITFAIAPVLPPVENVDLFSVSSAFITFQQIVIGVAMGFVTLLVMQTFVLTGQIIGMQTSLGFASMVDPSSGQQTPVIGNFFLLLTTMIFLAVDGHLVLIRMLVASFDTIPISDQGISITSYKMLAEWGAYMFGAALTMSMTAIVALLMINLSFGVMTRASPQLNIFAIGFPVTMVTGLFILWLTLSPIMEHFGAVWREAQLLLCDVVELQCNVDGMF is encoded by the coding sequence ATGGAAGTATTAATTGGGACTCTAATGGACACGATAGCATCTTATATGTGGCCCCTATTTAGAGTTGCCAGTATGTTGATGGCGATGGCCATTATTGGTGCTAATACGACGCCAGTGAGAGTGAGAGTACTGCTATCAATGGCAATAACTTTCGCTATTGCTCCGGTACTTCCCCCTGTCGAAAATGTCGATCTTTTTTCAGTATCCTCCGCTTTTATTACTTTTCAACAGATTGTTATTGGTGTGGCGATGGGGTTTGTCACTCTGTTAGTTATGCAAACCTTTGTGTTAACGGGACAAATTATTGGTATGCAGACCAGCCTAGGTTTCGCTTCTATGGTCGATCCTTCATCGGGTCAGCAAACACCCGTGATCGGTAATTTCTTTTTGCTGTTAACAACCATGATATTTTTGGCGGTAGATGGGCACCTAGTATTGATTAGAATGTTGGTGGCCAGTTTTGATACGATCCCAATATCTGATCAAGGTATCAGTATCACAAGCTATAAGATGTTGGCAGAGTGGGGCGCTTATATGTTTGGTGCGGCGTTAACCATGTCGATGACGGCAATTGTGGCGCTACTAATGATTAACCTCTCTTTTGGTGTGATGACACGCGCCTCTCCACAACTCAATATTTTTGCCATAGGTTTTCCCGTTACTATGGTTACGGGCTTATTTATTCTTTGGTTGACGTTATCACCTATTATGGAACACTTTGGCGCGGTATGGCGAGAAGCTCAACTGCTACTGTGTGATGTGGTGGAACTTCAGTGTAATGTCGATGGAATGTTCTAA
- the flhB gene encoding flagellar biosynthesis protein FlhB, whose amino-acid sequence MAENDSSQEKTEEATPRRREQAREKGQVARSKELGTSAVLLASAVGFVMVGPGIAKALALIMTTLFSQERSQIFDTNEMFMIWSFIGSELAFPMLSLIAFLAVVAFIGNIVLGGLTFSVKAFMPKADKMSPLKGFKRMFGVQALVELTKGIAKFSVVALSAYFLLSYYFDDILALSREHLPGNVYHSLDLLAWMFILLCASTLVIVVIDVPFQIWNHNKQLKMTKQEIKDEYKDTEGKPEVKGRLRQLQREMAQRRMMSEVPNADVIVVNPEHYAVAVKYDAMKSTAPYVLAKGVDDVAFKIREIAREHEIAIVSAPPLARAIYHTTKIDQEIPEGLFTAVAQVLAYVFQLRQYQQRGGRRPTQIPVNQPIPDDLKY is encoded by the coding sequence ATGGCTGAAAATGACAGTAGTCAAGAAAAAACCGAAGAGGCAACCCCCAGACGTCGCGAACAAGCGCGGGAGAAAGGTCAGGTTGCGCGATCAAAAGAGTTAGGTACCTCAGCTGTTTTACTTGCTTCAGCGGTTGGATTTGTGATGGTAGGACCTGGGATTGCTAAAGCGTTAGCCTTAATCATGACAACTCTTTTTAGCCAAGAGAGATCACAAATATTCGATACCAATGAGATGTTTATGATTTGGTCGTTTATTGGGTCCGAGTTAGCATTTCCGATGTTGAGCTTAATTGCCTTTCTGGCCGTGGTGGCATTTATTGGTAACATCGTGCTTGGAGGGCTCACTTTCTCAGTTAAGGCGTTTATGCCAAAGGCTGATAAGATGAGTCCCCTAAAAGGTTTTAAGAGAATGTTTGGTGTGCAAGCTTTGGTTGAATTAACCAAAGGCATAGCAAAGTTTTCCGTGGTGGCTTTATCGGCGTATTTTCTACTTAGCTATTATTTTGATGATATTTTAGCGCTTTCACGTGAACATCTTCCCGGAAACGTTTATCACTCTTTAGATCTGCTCGCGTGGATGTTCATCTTACTTTGTGCTTCAACGCTAGTGATTGTTGTTATCGATGTACCTTTTCAAATTTGGAATCATAATAAGCAATTAAAGATGACTAAGCAGGAGATTAAAGACGAATATAAAGATACGGAAGGTAAGCCTGAGGTTAAGGGGAGGTTGCGACAGTTGCAAAGGGAGATGGCGCAAAGACGGATGATGAGTGAAGTGCCTAACGCCGATGTTATCGTTGTGAACCCGGAACATTATGCCGTCGCGGTTAAGTATGATGCGATGAAGTCTACAGCCCCCTATGTTCTGGCTAAAGGGGTTGATGATGTGGCATTTAAAATTAGGGAAATAGCCCGTGAACATGAGATAGCAATCGTCTCGGCACCACCACTAGCTAGAGCTATTTATCACACAACGAAAATCGATCAGGAGATCCCTGAAGGCCTATTTACTGCTGTTGCACAAGTGTTAGCGTATGTATTTCAGTTGCGCCAATATCAACAGCGTGGAGGAAGAAGACCAACACAGATCCCTGTTAACCAACCTATTCCTGATGATTTAAAATATTAA
- the flhA gene encoding flagellar biosynthesis protein FlhA, translated as MDVKAKLGQFRNIKSAHFKGLGTPLLVLAGLAMIILPIPAFILDILFSFNISLALVILLVSIYTNRPLDFAAFPSVLLVATLLRLALNVASTRVVLLEGHNGGDAAGKVIEAFGSVVIGGNYAVGLVVFLILIIINFAVVTKGAGRISEVSARFTLDAMPGKQMAIDADLNAGVLNQEQARIRRAEVTKEADFYGAMDGASKFVKGDAIAGIMILVINILGGFVIGMVQHDLDFSTAAEIYTLLTIGDGLVAQIPGLLLSIAAALMVTRQNESGDMGQMMMSQMFDSPKSIAIASGVLLVMGIVPGMPHFAFLSFGAITASIAYFLYRKQETKRTQALELAKRPLTETADTKPKELSWDDVQHVDTIGLEVGYRLIPMVDKGQGGELLGRIKGVRKKLSQELGFLVPAVHIRDNLDLSPNSYRISLMGVASGEADIRYDCELAINPGQVYGKLEGIETKDPAFGLEAVWIAPELREHAQSLGYTVVDAATVVATHLSQLLTNNAAKLLGYEEVQQLMDMLKKHSPKLVDGFIPDVMPLGTVVKVMQNLLNEGVSIRDLKTIVQTLLEYGPKSADTEVLTAAVRISLKRMIVQEISGPEIEIPVITLAPELEQMLHQSMQATGGEGPNIEPSLAERMQKSLEDASQRQEMIGQPAILLTSGMLRSTLSRFVKHTIPNLRVISYQEVPDEKQIRIVSAVGQ; from the coding sequence ATGGATGTTAAAGCAAAACTAGGTCAATTTAGAAATATCAAATCTGCTCACTTTAAGGGTCTTGGTACCCCATTGCTTGTACTTGCAGGCTTGGCTATGATTATTTTGCCTATACCCGCATTTATTCTTGATATCTTATTCTCTTTTAATATCTCACTTGCTCTTGTCATTTTACTCGTATCGATTTACACCAACAGGCCTTTAGATTTTGCAGCTTTTCCGAGTGTATTACTTGTTGCTACTTTGTTGAGGTTGGCGTTGAATGTTGCATCCACTCGCGTTGTGCTCCTTGAGGGACATAACGGTGGCGATGCGGCAGGTAAAGTCATTGAAGCATTCGGTTCTGTGGTGATAGGTGGTAACTATGCCGTTGGGCTCGTGGTATTTTTGATCTTAATTATTATTAACTTTGCGGTTGTGACTAAAGGTGCTGGTCGAATATCAGAAGTGAGTGCTCGTTTTACATTGGATGCCATGCCTGGTAAGCAAATGGCCATCGATGCCGATCTAAATGCTGGTGTTTTGAACCAAGAGCAAGCCAGAATTCGTCGCGCTGAAGTAACCAAAGAAGCTGATTTTTATGGCGCAATGGACGGCGCATCAAAGTTTGTAAAGGGAGATGCAATTGCTGGGATTATGATTCTTGTTATCAATATCTTAGGTGGGTTCGTGATCGGTATGGTTCAACATGACTTGGACTTTTCCACTGCGGCGGAAATATACACGTTATTGACCATTGGAGACGGGCTTGTTGCTCAAATCCCTGGGCTATTATTATCCATTGCGGCGGCGTTAATGGTAACACGCCAAAATGAATCGGGTGATATGGGCCAGATGATGATGAGTCAGATGTTTGACAGTCCCAAGTCTATCGCAATTGCCTCGGGTGTACTCTTGGTTATGGGAATAGTGCCGGGTATGCCACATTTTGCCTTTCTTTCCTTTGGAGCGATAACGGCTTCTATCGCTTATTTTCTTTATCGTAAGCAAGAGACTAAACGGACTCAAGCATTAGAGTTAGCCAAGAGACCTTTAACTGAAACTGCGGACACTAAACCAAAAGAGCTGAGCTGGGATGATGTGCAACACGTAGATACTATCGGACTAGAAGTGGGGTACCGATTGATCCCTATGGTTGATAAAGGGCAAGGCGGTGAATTGTTAGGCCGTATTAAAGGTGTGCGTAAGAAACTCTCCCAGGAGTTAGGTTTTTTAGTTCCTGCTGTGCACATTAGAGATAACTTGGATCTTTCTCCAAATAGCTATCGTATATCCTTGATGGGGGTAGCATCTGGAGAGGCTGATATTCGATATGATTGCGAGCTGGCCATTAACCCTGGACAGGTTTACGGCAAATTAGAGGGTATAGAGACCAAAGATCCAGCTTTCGGCTTAGAAGCGGTGTGGATAGCACCAGAGCTGAGAGAACATGCGCAATCACTAGGTTACACAGTCGTTGATGCCGCCACTGTTGTGGCAACACATTTAAGTCAACTGCTAACCAATAATGCTGCTAAATTGCTAGGTTACGAAGAGGTTCAGCAGCTAATGGACATGCTGAAGAAGCACTCTCCTAAGCTTGTCGATGGCTTTATTCCCGATGTCATGCCACTAGGGACTGTCGTTAAAGTGATGCAGAACCTGTTGAACGAAGGGGTATCTATTCGGGATCTTAAGACCATCGTTCAGACGCTATTAGAGTATGGGCCTAAGAGTGCCGATACTGAGGTGCTTACAGCAGCTGTACGTATTTCATTAAAGCGGATGATCGTTCAGGAGATAAGTGGGCCAGAAATCGAAATACCTGTCATTACTTTGGCACCAGAGTTGGAACAGATGTTGCATCAATCTATGCAAGCGACAGGGGGAGAAGGTCCCAATATTGAGCCGAGCCTAGCCGAGCGAATGCAAAAGTCTTTAGAAGATGCGTCCCAAAGGCAAGAGATGATAGGCCAACCGGCAATATTACTTACCTCTGGTATGTTACGTTCAACCTTATCAAGGTTTGTAAAACATACTATTCCTAACTTAAGGGTTATTTCCTATCAGGAAGTCCCCGATGAAAAGCAGATTAGAATTGTATCTGCTGTTGGCCAGTAG
- the flhF gene encoding flagellar biosynthesis protein FlhF: MKIKRFLAKDMRTALAQVKETLGSEAVIMSNKKVTGGIEIVAAVDYDEPKPNLQKVLNKPTAPTFMELAEEKISLGFKRPVRSETKVNPAPAADSLQALLERQQSRVNQQATSKSDELEMPDWAKGLQAPQMKQAAPEIKPSQYGQRSNSNGKNNTNHEMDAMREELASLRNLLTHQVTSLLSEQKSRVNPVGAMLESKLLDAEFSPIVATKLSDLSEHYQPAELVRALPRCLANMLDNQGDDIVRQGGVVAFVGPTGVGKTTTVAKLAARFAAHHGADQVALITTDHYRIGAFEQLATYGKIMGCPVKQAHDLNELEQILYQFRNRKLVLIDTAGMGQRDVRLFQQLDNLAANSRLPIRSYLVLSATGQRRVLEDAVAQFKRIPLSGAVLTKLDESVSLAPALSVLIQSGLPLSYVTDGQRVPEDMQVADTFALANKALSVLNRKEQVITQNCERSDEKAYAFE, translated from the coding sequence GTGAAAATTAAACGATTTTTAGCAAAAGATATGCGTACAGCTCTCGCTCAGGTTAAAGAGACCTTAGGTTCAGAGGCTGTCATTATGTCAAATAAGAAAGTGACAGGTGGCATTGAGATTGTCGCTGCGGTTGACTACGATGAACCGAAACCTAATTTGCAAAAAGTGCTCAATAAACCGACCGCGCCAACTTTTATGGAACTGGCAGAAGAAAAAATATCTTTAGGGTTTAAAAGACCTGTTCGATCAGAGACAAAGGTTAATCCAGCTCCGGCAGCAGATTCATTACAAGCTTTACTCGAGAGACAGCAAAGTAGAGTGAATCAACAGGCAACGAGTAAAAGCGATGAATTGGAGATGCCTGATTGGGCAAAGGGTTTACAAGCGCCTCAGATGAAGCAAGCTGCTCCTGAAATCAAGCCGTCACAATATGGTCAGAGAAGCAACTCAAATGGCAAGAACAATACGAACCATGAAATGGACGCAATGCGTGAAGAACTCGCTTCTTTACGCAATTTATTGACTCATCAGGTTACTTCATTATTGTCTGAGCAGAAAAGTCGGGTCAATCCTGTTGGGGCCATGCTGGAAAGTAAACTGTTAGATGCTGAATTCTCTCCTATAGTAGCGACTAAATTATCAGATTTGAGTGAGCACTACCAACCAGCAGAGTTAGTTAGAGCTTTACCCCGTTGTTTAGCTAATATGCTTGATAATCAAGGTGATGATATTGTCAGGCAAGGAGGCGTTGTGGCTTTTGTAGGGCCAACAGGAGTTGGTAAAACAACGACTGTTGCGAAATTAGCTGCACGGTTTGCTGCGCATCATGGTGCGGATCAAGTTGCGTTGATAACAACCGATCATTATCGTATTGGGGCCTTTGAGCAATTGGCAACCTATGGCAAAATAATGGGGTGTCCAGTTAAGCAAGCACATGATCTCAATGAGTTGGAACAAATTCTTTATCAGTTTCGTAATCGCAAGCTAGTATTGATAGATACAGCGGGAATGGGACAAAGAGATGTGAGACTTTTTCAGCAACTTGATAATTTAGCTGCAAATAGCAGATTACCTATTAGGAGTTATCTGGTACTGTCTGCTACAGGACAAAGAAGGGTATTAGAAGATGCAGTGGCACAATTTAAACGAATTCCTCTTTCGGGAGCTGTGTTAACAAAGCTCGATGAATCGGTTTCATTAGCTCCTGCATTGAGCGTATTGATACAAAGTGGGTTACCATTAAGTTATGTTACTGATGGTCAAAGGGTTCCTGAAGATATGCAAGTCGCTGATACATTTGCTTTAGCTAATAAAGCATTGTCAGTGTTAAACAGGAAAGAGCAAGTAATAACACAGAATTGTGAACGGTCTGATGAAAAGGCCTATGCATTTGAGTAA
- a CDS encoding MinD/ParA family protein, protein MTRDQASGLRMMNQPYNEKVKVIAVSGGKGGVGKTSVSINTAVALAEKGKRVLVLDADLGLANVDIMLGLRVVRNLSHVLSGDVDLDDIIVRGPKGIGIIPATSGTQAMVELSSAQHAGLIRAFSEMRTQFDILIVDTAAGISDMVLSFSRASQDVLVVVCDEPTSITDAYALIKILSREHGVFRFKIVANMVRSLREGMELFAKLSKVTDRFLDVALELVATIPFDENLRKAVRKQKLVVEAFPKSPATIAYHGLANKIISWPIPQQPGGHLEFFVERLVQKPEYQEDRASE, encoded by the coding sequence ATGACTCGGGATCAAGCAAGTGGTTTACGTATGATGAATCAACCTTATAACGAAAAAGTAAAAGTAATCGCCGTTTCTGGTGGTAAAGGTGGCGTTGGTAAAACCAGCGTATCAATAAATACTGCTGTGGCACTGGCAGAGAAAGGGAAGCGAGTATTAGTTTTAGATGCTGATTTAGGACTAGCTAATGTGGATATTATGCTTGGACTTCGTGTCGTGCGTAATTTATCTCATGTCTTGTCTGGTGATGTGGATCTGGATGATATTATTGTGCGTGGTCCCAAAGGTATTGGTATCATTCCTGCTACCTCAGGGACACAAGCTATGGTAGAGCTTTCTTCAGCTCAACATGCTGGTCTTATTCGAGCATTTAGCGAGATGCGCACACAATTTGATATTCTGATAGTGGATACCGCAGCAGGGATTTCAGACATGGTGCTGAGTTTTTCGCGGGCTTCCCAGGATGTACTGGTTGTTGTGTGTGACGAACCTACCTCTATCACAGATGCTTATGCGCTAATAAAGATATTAAGCCGAGAGCACGGAGTCTTTCGCTTTAAAATAGTTGCCAATATGGTGCGAAGTTTACGGGAAGGTATGGAACTCTTTGCTAAGCTTAGTAAAGTTACAGATCGCTTCTTAGATGTCGCATTAGAATTGGTTGCTACAATTCCATTCGATGAAAACTTGCGAAAAGCTGTGCGTAAGCAAAAATTAGTAGTTGAAGCTTTTCCAAAGTCACCAGCAACGATTGCCTATCATGGTTTAGCTAATAAAATTATTAGCTGGCCAATCCCGCAGCAACCAGGGGGGCATTTAGAGTTTTTTGTTGAACGATTAGTACAGAAACCTGAATACCAAGAGGACAGAGCGAGTGAGTAA
- a CDS encoding RNA polymerase sigma factor FliA — protein sequence MSKTAAYTCLDNKASIVEQYAPLVKKIAHHLLARLPASVQIDDLLQAGMMGLLEASTNFDGSKGAKFETFAGIRIRGSMLDEIRRGDWVPRSVHRNQRRVAQVIDELEQELGRDAKDSEIAQKLDISLNEYHHILNDVSVGKVIGIEDLGVSVDVISHAEGQQDDTFESIVDVEFHTALVAAIKLLPERDGLVLSLYYDEALNLKEIGAILEVSESRVSQILSQAMLRLKAKLKHWTHNNDHVRNN from the coding sequence GTGAGTAAAACCGCTGCGTATACTTGTTTGGATAATAAAGCTTCTATCGTTGAACAGTATGCTCCATTGGTAAAAAAAATTGCTCACCATCTCTTAGCCCGCTTACCAGCATCGGTTCAAATCGATGATCTGTTGCAGGCCGGTATGATGGGGCTTCTCGAAGCTTCTACAAATTTTGATGGTAGTAAGGGGGCGAAGTTTGAAACCTTTGCCGGAATTAGGATCCGCGGTTCAATGCTTGATGAAATTCGCCGCGGAGACTGGGTTCCAAGGTCGGTGCATCGAAATCAAAGGCGTGTTGCTCAGGTCATTGATGAGTTAGAGCAAGAGCTAGGTCGAGATGCTAAAGACTCTGAAATTGCTCAAAAACTTGATATATCGCTAAATGAGTACCACCATATTCTTAATGATGTTTCAGTTGGGAAAGTGATCGGCATTGAAGATCTTGGTGTGTCGGTTGATGTTATTAGTCATGCTGAAGGTCAGCAAGATGATACATTTGAATCAATTGTAGATGTTGAGTTTCATACGGCCTTGGTGGCAGCTATTAAACTATTGCCTGAAAGAGATGGGTTAGTTTTGTCGCTTTATTATGATGAAGCATTAAATTTAAAAGAGATTGGGGCCATTCTTGAGGTTAGTGAGTCACGGGTAAGTCAGATATTAAGTCAGGCAATGCTCAGACTAAAAGCTAAACTTAAGCACTGGACACATAATAACGATCACGTACGTAATAATTAG
- the cheY gene encoding chemotaxis response regulator CheY: MDKNMKILVVDDFSTMRRIIKNLLRDLGFNNTQEADDGSTALPMLQKGDFDFVVTDWNMPGMQGIDLLKAIRADDELKHLPVLMVTAEAKREQIIAAAQAGVNGYVVKPFTAATLKEKLDKIFERLG, from the coding sequence TTGGACAAGAATATGAAGATTCTCGTTGTTGACGATTTCTCAACAATGAGACGTATCATCAAGAACTTGTTAAGAGACTTGGGTTTTAACAATACTCAAGAAGCTGATGATGGTTCCACAGCATTACCCATGCTGCAAAAAGGCGATTTTGATTTTGTCGTCACAGATTGGAATATGCCAGGTATGCAGGGCATTGATCTATTGAAGGCCATTCGCGCTGACGATGAATTAAAACATCTTCCCGTATTAATGGTGACAGCAGAGGCTAAAAGGGAACAGATCATCGCAGCGGCACAGGCTGGTGTGAATGGTTATGTTGTCAAACCATTTACGGCTGCAACATTGAAAGAGAAGTTAGACAAAATTTTCGAACGACTCGGTTAA
- a CDS encoding protein phosphatase CheZ yields the protein MQAITSGLISLEQATQLVDLLTEGEQEQADELIREIATPIQKELFDEVGRLTRQLHSAIVDFQVDDRLVVLASTEIPDAKERLNYVIDMTEKAANKTMDAVEECLPLANVLTTNIQSVKPKWAKLMKRDIELTEFKTLCHDVEQFVEQSELDSIRLKDLLNQILLAQDFQDLTGQIIRRVIDLVREVENNLVSMLTVFGEQAVEDSSPVAVTGIEAEGPIVNAEEREDVVAGQDEVDDLLSSLGF from the coding sequence ATGCAGGCTATTACATCAGGATTAATTTCGCTAGAACAAGCTACGCAACTTGTGGACCTGCTTACTGAAGGTGAGCAGGAGCAAGCTGACGAGTTGATCAGAGAGATCGCAACGCCTATTCAAAAAGAGTTATTCGATGAGGTTGGAAGACTTACTCGACAGTTACACAGTGCCATCGTTGACTTCCAAGTTGATGATAGACTGGTTGTTTTGGCGAGCACCGAGATCCCTGACGCAAAAGAACGCTTAAACTATGTCATTGACATGACAGAAAAAGCGGCAAATAAAACCATGGATGCAGTAGAGGAATGTTTGCCTTTAGCAAATGTACTTACTACAAATATACAGTCAGTAAAGCCGAAGTGGGCCAAACTCATGAAGCGGGATATTGAACTGACTGAATTTAAAACCCTCTGCCATGATGTTGAGCAATTTGTTGAACAAAGCGAACTCGATTCAATTCGCCTTAAAGATTTACTAAATCAAATATTATTAGCTCAAGATTTCCAAGATCTAACTGGTCAGATCATTCGCAGAGTGATCGACCTAGTTAGAGAAGTTGAGAATAATCTAGTTTCTATGTTGACCGTATTTGGTGAGCAGGCGGTTGAAGATAGTTCACCAGTTGCGGTAACGGGTATTGAAGCTGAAGGGCCAATTGTGAACGCTGAGGAACGAGAAGATGTCGTAGCAGGTCAAGATGAAGTTGATGATTTGCTATCGAGTCTAGGTTTCTAA
- a CDS encoding chemotaxis protein CheA, producing the protein MSFDVDEEILQDFLIEAGEILELLSEQLVTLENNPEDTELLNAIFRGFHTVKGGAGFLSLNPMVDVCHEAENTFDLLRTGKRGVSAELMDIILHAVDAINSMFAQTQVGEQQDSADPELLANLKLLSAGQLLPNEGGANSEQEATPEIDTSTELFDEVAASDTGVDLFDEEPVSNNTNGNIDEIDESEFEALLDALHGSAGAGDQPSVNQSAESNSSSDITDDEFESLLDNLHGSGQFKSDESAAKAIEAPATPVDSDDISDDEFEKLLDELHGSGSATNVSSPTVVVEKKAQATSKKVVSANSTAKEAPVAKAAPVPKAKAKSKPAATSMPQAETTVRVDTARLDQIMNMVGELVLVRNRLLSLGIAREDEEMSKALANLDLVTADLQGAVMKTRMQPIKKVFGRFPRVVRDLARTLKKEINLNMIGEDTDLDKNLVEALADPLVHLVRNSVDHGIEMPDEREATGKSRTGTITLSASQEGDHILLKIEDDGAGMDPAKLKEIAISRGVLDDETASRMSDTEAYNLIFAPGFSTKVEISDISGRGVGMDVVKTRIAQLNGTIHIDSLKGKGTVLEIKVPLTLAIMPTLMVEVATQIFALPLSSVSEIFHLDLTKTNIVDGQLTVIVRKKAVPLFYLEHWLSRNPSALVHGDKAHGHVVIVQLGMTQIGFVVDSLIGQEEVVIKPLGTLLHGTPGMAGATITSDGGIALILDVPGLLSNYAKK; encoded by the coding sequence ATGTCATTCGATGTTGATGAAGAGATACTGCAGGATTTTTTGATAGAAGCAGGTGAAATTTTAGAGCTTTTATCAGAACAGTTAGTTACTTTGGAAAATAATCCAGAGGATACTGAGTTGCTCAATGCTATCTTTCGAGGGTTTCATACGGTTAAGGGGGGGGCTGGTTTTTTAAGCTTGAATCCTATGGTCGATGTGTGCCACGAAGCTGAGAATACGTTTGACTTGCTTCGCACTGGAAAACGTGGTGTTTCTGCAGAACTGATGGATATTATTTTGCATGCTGTGGATGCCATCAACTCAATGTTTGCACAAACACAAGTAGGTGAACAACAAGACTCTGCTGATCCTGAATTACTGGCTAATCTAAAATTGCTTAGTGCGGGTCAGTTACTCCCTAATGAAGGTGGGGCTAATTCGGAGCAAGAAGCAACACCAGAGATAGATACATCAACAGAGTTATTTGACGAGGTCGCGGCAAGCGATACTGGCGTTGATCTATTTGATGAAGAGCCTGTTTCCAACAATACAAATGGCAATATAGATGAAATAGACGAGTCAGAGTTTGAAGCACTGCTTGATGCACTTCATGGTAGTGCTGGCGCTGGAGATCAACCATCGGTAAATCAAAGTGCTGAATCAAACTCGAGCAGTGATATTACTGATGATGAATTTGAATCCTTACTTGATAATCTGCATGGTTCAGGTCAGTTTAAGTCAGATGAATCCGCTGCAAAAGCGATAGAAGCTCCAGCTACTCCGGTTGATTCTGATGACATTTCCGATGATGAGTTTGAAAAATTACTTGATGAGCTACATGGTTCAGGTTCAGCAACAAATGTAAGTTCACCAACGGTTGTTGTAGAAAAAAAGGCGCAAGCAACCTCCAAAAAAGTAGTGTCTGCCAATTCAACAGCTAAAGAAGCCCCCGTTGCGAAAGCCGCTCCGGTACCTAAAGCGAAGGCCAAATCTAAACCTGCCGCAACCAGTATGCCGCAAGCCGAAACAACCGTTAGGGTCGACACTGCACGTTTAGATCAGATAATGAATATGGTTGGTGAATTAGTTTTAGTGAGAAACCGACTTCTTAGTCTTGGCATTGCTCGTGAAGATGAAGAGATGTCTAAAGCGCTAGCTAATTTAGATCTGGTGACTGCCGATCTGCAAGGTGCGGTGATGAAAACTCGCATGCAACCCATTAAAAAAGTGTTCGGTCGATTTCCTCGGGTCGTTAGAGACTTGGCTCGTACGCTGAAAAAAGAAATTAATCTTAACATGATCGGTGAAGATACTGATCTGGATAAAAACCTTGTAGAAGCATTGGCAGATCCTTTAGTTCACTTAGTGAGAAACTCAGTTGATCATGGCATTGAAATGCCTGATGAGCGTGAAGCAACAGGTAAGTCAAGGACCGGTACTATCACACTTTCTGCGAGCCAAGAAGGTGATCACATCTTACTTAAGATTGAAGATGATGGTGCCGGGATGGATCCTGCGAAATTAAAAGAGATTGCTATCAGTCGTGGTGTATTGGATGATGAGACAGCATCACGAATGTCAGATACTGAAGCTTATAATTTAATCTTCGCTCCCGGATTCTCTACCAAAGTTGAGATCTCTGATATTTCAGGGCGCGGTGTGGGTATGGATGTCGTTAAGACGCGTATTGCTCAACTAAATGGCACAATTCACATCGATTCATTGAAAGGCAAAGGGACAGTTCTAGAGATTAAGGTTCCGTTAACACTTGCCATTATGCCGACCTTGATGGTTGAAGTTGCTACACAAATATTCGCATTGCCATTATCAAGTGTCAGTGAGATATTTCACTTAGATTTAACCAAAACGAATATAGTCGATGGTCAATTGACCGTGATAGTTAGAAAGAAAGCTGTACCATTATTTTATTTAGAACATTGGTTGAGTCGAAATCCTAGTGCCTTAGTGCATGGCGATAAGGCACATGGTCATGTGGTCATTGTTCAACTCGGTATGACACAAATAGGTTTTGTCGTTGACTCATTGATTGGACAAGAAGAGGTAGTTATTAAGCCTTTGGGGACCTTATTACATGGTACTCCAGGGATGGCTGGTGCAACTATCACATCTGACGGTGGTATAGCATTAATCCTTGATGTTCCTGGTTTGTTAAGTAATTACGCAAAAAAATAA